The genomic stretch CGACCGAAAAAAATCCGTCGATAAATAATTCCAACGAggcttttacagagggacaaaatccATTGGTAATTTCGTCGGTAACCAAAAAATTCATGTGTAATAAAGATGAAACCTGTTTGTATTAAGCAATTTTCTAGTTGTGGACGGACGATGGCAGCGTCTCCCTCATGCGGCTCTGGAGGCTACTACTAGAGTTTTGTTTTTTGGGGAAGAAAGCATCGTTTGAGAGAGTTTGAGAAGAGAAGGAGGCTACTGAACATCGGAAGgcttttatccttttatttttatacaaacCGTAAAACCGCATTGTTTAAGAAATCCTAGCTTACCGTAGCTTTGTTATTGATGGTTTTTACAGGTTGAACTAAAACATAAAGACGTTCGGTTTGCAGTCGGGCCGGTCAGACCGATTGGTCcagtttaatttttaaaaccatacaaaaaatttttttattatctacttataaattattatttttataaataatcatcagatatatttttatttttgatacaTGTTTATCTCGTTAAATTGTGTCAAACTGTGATACACAATTTTTGAATATTTCCATCAcagaaattctaaaaattattttacaaaaaatcaaattaatataGATCTGTTAATCGTATCAAAATGCATAATAGTCCCAATTTCTATCTATCCTTACAAAATGTAAAAATGATCACTACTAAGTGCTTATCATAACGAAATTTACTTAAAATTAACTCATGGTGAAGTCATAAATGATCTTAATTATTACTCAAATAAATATAAGTTTAAGGGTGAAAAAAATGGCTGGATGTCATGCATATATGACCTGGAGGAAGACAATAGTAATCACATTCCCCTAACTGATCTGAACCCAAATACTGGAATTTGAATTCCACAATTTTTGGAATCCATCTAAAATGACACCTCATAATTAAATCCAGTAAATTCTCCCGCTTTTTTCTCCGAGAGTTTAGAGAGAAAACCTCactctttttttcctttttccttttttttttctattttccattgctaaaccaaaaaaaaaaaaaaaaaaaaacaaaaaaacatgCATGGTTTTTAATCTTCATTTCATCTTGTCTTGTTGCTTTAATTTCCTGGCCTTTTCTTTTAGTTTCCTTGCTACAACCCTCTCGTGGGGGTCCTTCAATGTGATTTGGGGGACCCTAGTCTTAATTTGATTTGGCCAATTCTTGTCAATTAAATTAACACAATACACCATCATTCAAGACAGATATTTTGTTTTGCCATTTGGTTTTATAGAACAAATTAAAGACTTAATTCTATAGAAGAGGAacataaattaattaatcattttgttaatttaattaacttattaattaatttgatcctCTTGAATCGGAGCTGGAGGGgtgtttatttaatttgatctaGAATGGTTGATTGCCTGAATTGCTTCCCGTGTTTTAGCTCTCAGAAAAGTAAAAAGAGTAATAGCAAGAGGGAAGGGTCTCCTGCGGAAGATAATTTTGTTGCAAAACCACCTGGTAAGTTCCTTTGCATATCTATTTATTAGTCTGTCAACCAACATGATGAATAACTGAATATTAACATGCATATGGTTGGTTTTACTTTTGACGTACATGTGCTTAAGCTGGAAACTATTTTCCAGCTTGAGTTACATAACTAGGAGATAAGAAGTGGCGTAAGTGAACAAAGGGGTGGAGACAAGACAGACCAGTTCTCGtgcataattataataatttgcggcagaaatttgaatttatttattaattgatATGTTTCTTATTAAATCTATCCTCGtagatatgaaaaataaaagaccTGAAGATGCAGCCGCAATTGATCCTGCAAACATAAAGGCAAAACATTACACATTCCGTGAGCTGGCAACAGCAACAAAGAACTTCCGTCAAGAATGCCTCCTTGGTGAAGGAGGCTTTGGCAGAGTCTACAAGGGCGTCATCCCTGCTACCGGCCAGGTTATGTCTCATTTCCCTCTTGTATAATTACACAGAAAGAAACAGATATTTATGTCTCTATTGTAACTAATTTTATGTAATTCATAGAAAAAGATCGTACGAGATAGAAGACAAAAATTAGGAATGGCCTAAAATAGATCGAAGCGTCAGagactttttttaaataacaataataataattttgagtTCTGTGTTTTGGGTGTTCAGACTGTGGCTGTGAAGCAACTTGACCGAAATGGTATGAATGGCAATAAGGAGTTTCTGGCTGAGGTTTATACGCTAAGTCAGTTGAACCATGAAAACATTGTCAACCTCGTTGGTTATTGTGCTGATGGTGATCAACGTCTATTGGTGTATGAGTTCGTTCAAGGCACTGCTCTAGACAAACGTCTTCTTGGTAGGTTCTCCTCTCTATATATTCACTTTATAACCTTACATCAAAATTATTAAGAGGAATTTAGTGAGATTCATAAATGCTCTCTTGAGCTGCacttttgtgtctttatttttctctatttatattttgttacaGAGAACAAAGGGGATCAACCTCCACTAAATTGGTACACCAGAATGAAAGTGGCAGCGTCGGCAGCCAGAGGGCTAGAGTACTTGCATGACAATGCCAATCCTCCAATCATATTCAAGGACTTGAAACCGTCTGATATACTGCTGGATGGAGACAATAATGCTAAGCTGTTTGGTTTTGGTCTCGGACAGCATGGAAATGACATGAACCTTGCACCTACAAGGGTTATGGGAACTTATGGTTACTCTGCTCCTGAGTATGTCAGGACGGGTCAACTTACCATGAAGTCTGACGTCTACAGTTTCGGGGTAGTATTGCTTGAGCTCATAACCGGACGCCAAGCAGTCGACACCACAAGGCCAAATGATGAGCAAAACCTTGTCTCTTGGGTATGTTACTATTAGTGAAATGTTTATATGgctgatttttctttcttcattatTTACTCGTATAGTCATAGGGAGTACTCACTTTGTATCCAGCCATACAGTTTTTATCATTCAATTACATCCGGTTAACATGAGCTTTTGGTAAAATATTTCAAGTACTCAAAATCAACTTTtgatattatatatgttaaacaTATGTTTGCATGCCTAAAAGTGAAAACTTTCTACCGAAGTTTTTAGCCGCTCTTAAGGAGTTAGAACAAGAAGTTTTCTGCAGTTAATTATAGCTACTAACTTGTTAACCACCGCTCTTAAGGAGGACTTTTTTTATTCATTGTACGTTCCAATTTAACGAATAAGCATTTTTCTTACATGTCGAATGAAAATATTTGTTAGGCACAACCCATATTCAAAGATCCAAAGAGATTTCCGGACATGGCAGATCCAAATCTTGGCAAAAACTTCCCAGAAAAGGATCTGAACCAAGCTGTTGCAATCGCAGCAATGTGCTTACAAGAAGAAGCCGAAGCGCGTCCTTTGATGAGCGACGTTGTCACTGCTCTGAGTTTCCTTTCCACTGTTCCTCCTCCGGGGGCTGTGCCGACTCCAAAGGCCCCCTCGGTGGCCTCCAAAAAGAACTCTAAAGGCAAAGAAGACCATAGCAAAAGGGAAAGCGAAAGGGAAAGCGAAAGTGAAAGCGAAAGTGAACGAGGAAGCCTCAGTGGAAGCGAGAGCTCTTACTCCCGTGCAAGTAGCAGGAAAACAATGAGTAGAACATACACTTCAGATTCAGATGGAAGCTATTCCTCCAGCAGCTATCAGAGCGAAAGCAGCATCCCCGACCACAAAGCAAGCACCAAGATAACAAGCAGAAAGCATTCTTCTAGAGACGCCAGCAAAAAGCATAGCAGCAGAAAACATTCTACCAAGGATATAAGCAAGAAGAGCACAAAGAAACCCTCTCTTGTTGAAAAGGGAGACAAAAAATCCTCTGAATTGAGGAAGAAGAGCACCAAGAAATCGTCCAAGGCTTCCGGCCACAAGAGCAGCAAAAAAACCTCTCTGAAAATCTTGAGCCAAAAGAGTAGCAAAAAGTCGGAAGATGAAAGCATCTCCATTAGCAGAAATAGCAGCAGCAGCAGCGTGATCTCGGCTGACGAGATACTGGAGCACATGGGAAGCAGGGAATACGGGAATATATCTTTTGGTCTTATAAGCAGCGAGAGTATTAACAGCAACAGATCTGAAGATTAAAGATTGCCGTATTTTAGATCAGTGGTGGGTGAAGGTTAACATTCGCCTCTCCGCCGGTTGGAAACTTTCAAGGCATGTGcaaaatactttaatttttttctgtCAAAGTAGCGTCTCTCTggttttttctctttcctttcctctttttatttttttgagcAATGCAACatgtgtggaattcttctcgAAAATGAAActtggaaagaaagaaagaaagaaagaaaaagaatctATTTGTATTTGTTTCGTTTTAGTAGGCTTTCATGTATATTTTATCTGTTATCTACCAGTGGTTCAAGAAATAGAGTCAAGATAGCCGTGAAATACTACCTTACGGCAAGTGTTTTGCCGTTATTGGAAGGGGTGTGATCCcgttttcttttctcttatCATGGCAATTCGTCTTTTCAATACCTTTTTGTTGCATATGTGTATGTTTCTGACAATTTAATCGTTTTGCTTAGATCAATTCATGCATTGGAGTGAGTTAGCCAATAAatatgaatgaatgaatatGTGCATGGATTTTTCTGTTCTTTAAGTTTAATTTAGGCTTCCTGCGGTTCTACtggaaacaaaaataaaaaaagaacgtagtaataataataagggttaagtacttttttcgtcGCTAAGGCTTAAgaccaaaattaaaattgtttttcaccttttttttgttattaaaattatccTCAACGTTATAAAACGTTATAAAATTATCATTTtctactttaattttaatattttaccaaattacccttaataattaataaaaataataaaaataatattaaaaaacaaaaacaaaacaccCCTCCATAACCCACCCACCCTCCCCTTCGGGTATCTTTTCACTTTCTTCCCTTCCCATCCCATTCTTCCTACCCCTCTTCGGAACAACTCCCTCCCCAACTCCAAAGAAGTCCTCTCAGAGACACCCAAATGGAACCCACCACCAACCTTTTCCAAATTCCAACCCCAACAACCCCACAAACTCAAAACCTTCCATACAGAGAACAATAACATGATGAAAAATTACGAAAACGACGATGCTGATGCATTATTTGCAACAATAGGCACCACCAAATCCCAAGAGATCTCCCAACTCTCTGAGAAAGTTTGCAGCTTGAGCGAGAGTGTCTCCACCGCAACCTTCAACGAAGAAGAAACACGCCAAAGGGTAGTAAACAGATCACCCACCAGAACGTAGAAAAATCGCTCCTTTTTCGGTGACTTCGCCGCCAGGACGGTCGGGAAGTCTCCAGCTAGGAGGTTGGAACAATCTCCGGTGAGGAGGAATGGTGGGTCAGTGAGGCTTGTCCAGAGCAGGGATCAAATAGGGAACAGATTTATCAAGGAACTAGACTCGTCGCCGTGATGCCGGCAAGAATTCCAGCCGGCGTTCTAGGTCTCCGGCAAACCGGACCGACAACGGAGCAACTAGATCTATCGTGGGTCGGAACCCATCTAAGAGGAGAGGAATAAATTAGTCCCCTGCAAGGGTGAGGCACGCCGCTGCACCGACAGTTGAGAGTGGTGACCCGAAAATGGATAATCCGGCTATGGAGGAGGAAAAGTAATCATCTTCAGCTAATAATGAATCTCTGGAAGGGGATGGAGGAGGGGTTGGAGGAGGGGAATGGAGAGCGAAGAAAGTGAAGAGATACTGGGGGGGAGGGGTGGGTTAGGGggttgttttgtttttatttttaatattatttttattaattattaagggtaatttggtaaaaaaattaaaaataaagtagaaaaggacgattttataacgttgaggatgattttaataacaaaaaaaggtcagggacgattttgattttggcCTCAAACGTTAAGGATGAAAAAAGTACTTAActctaataataaataataataataataataataataataataataataataataataataataataataagtcaTACCCTGCCTTAACAAGCAAAGCCAGGCCCAACTAACAAAAAGGTCTACTAATAAAGATGACCTTTACAAATGTACCCGACCACTTTAAAGAGGTCGGAGACAAACCAAGGAAGCTCAACATTATCCGCCCAAAGCAGGTAACTGCCTCCAGAAGCCTCGACTGATATTCCTATCTTTCCCAAAAGATTGGCCCCAACAAACTCTCGAGAAAACAGGAAATAGTTATACATCAGATAAGATGGAACTACCACAATCAAGGAGGTCATCAActccactataaatacactagcACCCCCGGGTATAATTCACGTTCTAATATACCAAAAAGCAGCCTAAagcccttgctaacttaagtatcggagaCCCTTGCAGGTACCATCCCTCACCTCCTCATGAAGAACTCGGACAAGCGGCACATTGGCACCAAACAAGTTGGACGCTGCCATCTAAAGGGATCTGGACCTCACGTTTAGTCTCAAATTAGCATTTCAGGAAActctcggaacattggcgctgttgccggggatctGGAATTCACCTTTTGATAATGGCGGACCGCCAACATAAAGAATGCCGCACGACGTCTGAATCTGAAGCTGAACCCCAACCAGAGGGCAACGCCATTATACTACCTCTACCACACCAGACACATGGTCCTCCTGGGAAAGGGCCATCGGCCAACCCAGAGCCAAGGCAAATTCATTCGGAAGTCTATCACcccaaagaagaagaacccccGCAAACAGTAGAAATACTTGGTCTCATCCGAGGCTGGGGAGATCAGCTAGAGCAACTCGAATATCAGGTTGAGCGACAGCGAGAGGCTGAACGAGTGCTACAGAGAGAAGTAAGGCGACAGAGGGAATTAGAGGGAAAGCTCCTGAAGTTGGAAACCGGTCATTGAAAGCAAACTAATCGAATAGGTTAGGAAGACAGCCCATTGGGAGGAGAAGACCCATTCTCGAAAGAGATCATACGGGCCAAAGTACTCATGAACTTTAAAACCCCTGACATGGACCTCTACGATGGAACGACCGACCCTCGGCACCATGAAAGAGTATTTTCGTCGGTTaggaattttcacaaaataattcCGTTGCTAGTATAGTTTCCAGCCAACAAACAACACTCAATCAAAGTTTTAAAaatggttgtcacaagtacaaaccccaataaaaataaaccgagagtatttaaacctcggcccgtctcacaaggaattgcaatgaagtgctcAATCATTGGCTATAAAGGAACAAGGGGGTTTGATTTGGTAattggcaagaaaagtaaataacaagaaagtaaatgacaattaaCTAATGAAGGAAAGGAAAATAACTCTTGGATAAGGCATGGAAAttgagatcaccatccttgtctacaaaccatatattgataattataaGGGACCAACCCATCAAGTCTACTTCTATGCTTGAAGTATGTCAAATAGGCTTGATCAACATCAACCTATAAGTCCTAACCTAGCTACTAATTAACTTAGTAGTAGGCTAGTGTTAATGGGtatcaaattgaccactaagggttctcaaatcaccaattcaaTGAGACCCAATGACTTAAGGTCACCCAATTCCCTAAGCCTAGGCCAGGATTGAAGAAAACTACTCTATAACTAGTgaaaacattttatcaaacacctagagtgcaataaaagtaaacatcacaaattgcaagaattaatgaAACCTATAACTAACACAAACAAGAAATCAATAATAGTAATtaagataaacataaaaaaacatggaaacataaaattgcattaaaagggAATTACAATCTACAAGAGTTCATGAAAGTAAAAAATGGCAACataaagaaattaacaagagaaactACGAGGATTAAGACAATAGAACAATAAAATACGAAGAGAGTTGAActaaaaataagaattaaaactTGAATCTATGAAAATTTGACCAAACTATCCTAAATTATAGAGAGAAaggagagcttctctctctagaattctaacctaaaacatgatcaaaaacTATATTATGACTACTCCCCCGATTCGCCTACAATTCTTAGGTTCAaaagcatcagaaatgagttggatttgggcctccttgagctcagaaatcgcccccagcgtgTTGCCCTTAACTTGGTCACGTGCtgcttgtcacgcgtacgcatgagcCTTGTATACGCGTCGCTTGCAACTTTCTATTTCATGCGTGCGCGTGGGTGATGCGTAGGCATCGCTGGCGAATCTCCTCCTCATGCATACGCGTGGGTGACACGTGCGCGTGGCCTTGAGTTCAGCAAATCcttatttcttcatgaattatccatttttgcatgctttttcttcattttttcatCCCAATTTTTGCCTTCTAatcctgaaatcactaacaaacacatcaaagcattgaatggaattaaagtgagttaaatttattaatttttgggcctaaaaagcatgtttttacttttaaggacaaattaggagaaattcacaaaaccatactatttcattgaataaatgtgagaaaagttgataaaatcccctgaattcaatacaagacaaaccacaaaattggggtttatcaaacctccccacacttaaactatgtcctcatgctaaaccaagaaaGACTAGAAATGGGGtatgaacatttattcaatgcaaataaACTATATGAACCTATCTACATacatgcaactaaatgcaagaTTCTTTTACCTACTtagttaaaagtaaatcaatcTTCAAGAACATATATGAACAAGTAGGACTAAGGTCATATGACATTTTATAAACTCCAccaatttaaatataaaaaatgaggTATATACAAACTTGCAAAAAGAAATCTCGTGAAAGAagggaacaaggaattgagcatcgaaccctcaccggaagtgtatccgctctagtcgctcaagtgtatagggttgattaactcaattctcctctaataATGGTTTTCAAGATTTGTCTTTCATCTAAAATCAACAATTAtccaatgcatgcatacatttatCATGAGGACTTATTCATAGGTTGTGATGGGGTTagggtaaaggtaaggatgcatatggtcaagtgaaattaaaatttgaatctttg from Arachis stenosperma cultivar V10309 chromosome 9, arast.V10309.gnm1.PFL2, whole genome shotgun sequence encodes the following:
- the LOC130947986 gene encoding probable serine/threonine-protein kinase PBL26, whose translation is MVDCLNCFPCFSSQKSKKSNSKREGSPAEDNFVAKPPDMKNKRPEDAAAIDPANIKAKHYTFRELATATKNFRQECLLGEGGFGRVYKGVIPATGQTVAVKQLDRNGMNGNKEFLAEVYTLSQLNHENIVNLVGYCADGDQRLLVYEFVQGTALDKRLLENKGDQPPLNWYTRMKVAASAARGLEYLHDNANPPIIFKDLKPSDILLDGDNNAKLFGFGLGQHGNDMNLAPTRVMGTYGYSAPEYVRTGQLTMKSDVYSFGVVLLELITGRQAVDTTRPNDEQNLVSWAQPIFKDPKRFPDMADPNLGKNFPEKDLNQAVAIAAMCLQEEAEARPLMSDVVTALSFLSTVPPPGAVPTPKAPSVASKKNSKGKEDHSKRESERESESESESERGSLSGSESSYSRASSRKTMSRTYTSDSDGSYSSSSYQSESSIPDHKASTKITSRKHSSRDASKKHSSRKHSTKDISKKSTKKPSLVEKGDKKSSELRKKSTKKSSKASGHKSSKKTSLKILSQKSSKKSEDESISISRNSSSSSVISADEILEHMGSREYGNISFGLISSESINSNRSED